One Molothrus aeneus isolate 106 chromosome 6, BPBGC_Maene_1.0, whole genome shotgun sequence genomic window carries:
- the DDB2 gene encoding DNA damage-binding protein 2 isoform X1: MAPVNQPKDKKRERACQHWPEEAKSAGKKKRDYGERGNEKQEKKLFVRKTPKPSGKIGNISSGCSGGGFVMKNKRVLSSQLERRCSIVHYVYQKMLGGSIQAQLRQRLELAFLRSLSSYCLFRRASPFDRRVTCLEWHPTHPSTLAVGSKGGDIILWDCEVLAKTCFIKGKGPGDSLGDIKFSPYEAEKLYVASGDGTLSLQDLEGRAVQVISRALDCGHEHHNVCCWYCSVDVSASCRAVVTGDNVGNVVLLSTSGEEVWKLKLHKKKVTHVEFNSRCEWMFATASVDQTVKIWDLRSIKNKTNFLHLLPHEKPVNAAYFSPTHGAKLLSTDQHNEIRVYSSSDWTKPQHLIPHPHRQFQHLTPIKATWHPRYDLIVVGRYPDPKFPGYTLNELRTVDVFDGNTGEMVCQLYDPNASGIISLNKFNPMGDTLASGMGFNILIWNQEEMAAKKHEHLLKAMTNEEIEP, from the exons ATGGCTCCAGTGAACCAGCCAAAGGACAAGAAGCGTGAGAGGGCATGTCAGCATTGGCCAGAGGAGGCAAAATCAGCTGGGAAGAAGAAACGGGACTATGGAGAACGAGGGAAtgagaaacaagaaaagaagTTGTTTGTGAGAAAAACACCTAAACCCTCAGGGAAAATCGGTAACATTTCTTCag GTTGCAGTGGAGGTGGGTTTGTGATGAAAAACAAGAGAGTCCTTTCCTCTCAGCTCGAGCGGCGATGCAGCATTGTTCATTATGTCTACCAGAAAATGCTGGGGGGCTCCATTCAGGCACAGCTCAGGCAG AGATTGGAGCTGGCTTTTCTGCGTTCTCTTTCCTCATACTGCCTCTTTCGAAGAGCAAGTCCCTTTGACAGGAGAGTGACATGTCTGGAATGGCACCCAACACACCCCAGTACGCTAGCTGTCGGTTCCAAAGGTGGAGACATCATCCTTTGGGACTGTGAAGTACTTGCTAAAACCTGCTTCATAAAGGGG AAAGGGCCAGGAGATTCTCTCGGAGACATCAAGTTCAGTCCTTATGAGGCAGAGAAGCTTTATGTGGCATCAGGTGATGGCACCCTAAGTCTGCAGGATCTTGAGGGCAGAGCGGTGCAGGTGATCTCTCGTGCCCTGGACTGTGGCCATGAGCATCATAATGTTTG TTGCTGGTACTGCAGTGTGGACGTTTCTGCAAGCTGCCGTGCAGTGGTGACAGGTGATAATGTGGGCAACGTGGTCCTGCTCAGCACTTCCGGTGAAGAG GTCTGGAAGCTGAAATTGCACAAGAAGAAAGTGACTCATGTAGAGTTTAACTCCCGATGTGAGTGGATGTTTGCCACAGCATCTGTGGATCAGACAGTCAAAATCTGGGACCTCAGAAGcatcaaaaacaaaacaaactttcTTCATCTGCTTCCACATGAGAAACCTGTCAATGCAG CTTACTTCAGCCCAACACATGGTGCCAAGCTTCTGAGCACAGACCAGCACAATGAAATCAGGGTTTACTCATCTTCAGACTGGACCAAGCCACAGCATCTGATTCCACATCCACATCGGCAGTTTCAGCACCTCACACCTATTAAG GCGACGTGGCATCCTCGCTATGACCTCATAGTGGTAGGTCGCTACCCAGACCCCAAGTTCCCCGGGTACACGCTGAACGAGCTGCGCACCGTGGATGTGTTCGATGGAAACACCGGCGAGATGGTTTGTCAGCTCTACGATCCAAATGCTTCTGGGATCATCTCG ctcAATAAATTTAACCCTATGGGAGACACACTGGCTTCTGGCATGG gCTTTAATATTCTGATCTGGAACCAGGAGGAGATGGCAGCCAAGAAGCATGAACATCTCTTGAAAGCCATGACAAACGAGGAGATTGAACCATGA
- the DDB2 gene encoding DNA damage-binding protein 2 isoform X2: MAPVNQPKDKKRERACQHWPEEAKSAGKKKRDYGERGNEKQEKKLFVRKTPKPSGKIGCSGGGFVMKNKRVLSSQLERRCSIVHYVYQKMLGGSIQAQLRQRLELAFLRSLSSYCLFRRASPFDRRVTCLEWHPTHPSTLAVGSKGGDIILWDCEVLAKTCFIKGKGPGDSLGDIKFSPYEAEKLYVASGDGTLSLQDLEGRAVQVISRALDCGHEHHNVCCWYCSVDVSASCRAVVTGDNVGNVVLLSTSGEEVWKLKLHKKKVTHVEFNSRCEWMFATASVDQTVKIWDLRSIKNKTNFLHLLPHEKPVNAAYFSPTHGAKLLSTDQHNEIRVYSSSDWTKPQHLIPHPHRQFQHLTPIKATWHPRYDLIVVGRYPDPKFPGYTLNELRTVDVFDGNTGEMVCQLYDPNASGIISLNKFNPMGDTLASGMGFNILIWNQEEMAAKKHEHLLKAMTNEEIEP; the protein is encoded by the exons ATGGCTCCAGTGAACCAGCCAAAGGACAAGAAGCGTGAGAGGGCATGTCAGCATTGGCCAGAGGAGGCAAAATCAGCTGGGAAGAAGAAACGGGACTATGGAGAACGAGGGAAtgagaaacaagaaaagaagTTGTTTGTGAGAAAAACACCTAAACCCTCAGGGAAAATCG GTTGCAGTGGAGGTGGGTTTGTGATGAAAAACAAGAGAGTCCTTTCCTCTCAGCTCGAGCGGCGATGCAGCATTGTTCATTATGTCTACCAGAAAATGCTGGGGGGCTCCATTCAGGCACAGCTCAGGCAG AGATTGGAGCTGGCTTTTCTGCGTTCTCTTTCCTCATACTGCCTCTTTCGAAGAGCAAGTCCCTTTGACAGGAGAGTGACATGTCTGGAATGGCACCCAACACACCCCAGTACGCTAGCTGTCGGTTCCAAAGGTGGAGACATCATCCTTTGGGACTGTGAAGTACTTGCTAAAACCTGCTTCATAAAGGGG AAAGGGCCAGGAGATTCTCTCGGAGACATCAAGTTCAGTCCTTATGAGGCAGAGAAGCTTTATGTGGCATCAGGTGATGGCACCCTAAGTCTGCAGGATCTTGAGGGCAGAGCGGTGCAGGTGATCTCTCGTGCCCTGGACTGTGGCCATGAGCATCATAATGTTTG TTGCTGGTACTGCAGTGTGGACGTTTCTGCAAGCTGCCGTGCAGTGGTGACAGGTGATAATGTGGGCAACGTGGTCCTGCTCAGCACTTCCGGTGAAGAG GTCTGGAAGCTGAAATTGCACAAGAAGAAAGTGACTCATGTAGAGTTTAACTCCCGATGTGAGTGGATGTTTGCCACAGCATCTGTGGATCAGACAGTCAAAATCTGGGACCTCAGAAGcatcaaaaacaaaacaaactttcTTCATCTGCTTCCACATGAGAAACCTGTCAATGCAG CTTACTTCAGCCCAACACATGGTGCCAAGCTTCTGAGCACAGACCAGCACAATGAAATCAGGGTTTACTCATCTTCAGACTGGACCAAGCCACAGCATCTGATTCCACATCCACATCGGCAGTTTCAGCACCTCACACCTATTAAG GCGACGTGGCATCCTCGCTATGACCTCATAGTGGTAGGTCGCTACCCAGACCCCAAGTTCCCCGGGTACACGCTGAACGAGCTGCGCACCGTGGATGTGTTCGATGGAAACACCGGCGAGATGGTTTGTCAGCTCTACGATCCAAATGCTTCTGGGATCATCTCG ctcAATAAATTTAACCCTATGGGAGACACACTGGCTTCTGGCATGG gCTTTAATATTCTGATCTGGAACCAGGAGGAGATGGCAGCCAAGAAGCATGAACATCTCTTGAAAGCCATGACAAACGAGGAGATTGAACCATGA
- the ACP2 gene encoding lysosomal acid phosphatase: protein MAGGRGGAVLLLLALCLQPPPARARSLRFVTLVYRHGDRSPIKAFPRDPYQESAWPQGFGQLTQVGMRQQWELGQALRRRYRDFLSDTYRRQEIFIRSTDCDRTLMSAEANLAGLYPPGGQEMFNPNISWQPIPVHTVPESDERLLKFPLTPCPRYEQLQTETRHSAEYINKTKENWQFLEMVAKETGIRDISLESIWSVYDTLFCEQAHKMDLPGWVTPEVMTHLKELKDFGFEFLFGIHNRVEKARLQGGVLLDHIRKNLTKAANASAHQNLKLLVYSAHDTTLVALQTALDVYNKNQAPYASCHLFELYQEDDGNFSVEMFYRNESGKEPFPLTIPGCQHKCPLQRFLELTDPVVPQDWEQECKVSSSMHDTELFVGLAVCGSILLLLLILLLTVLFRIQSQPPGYRHVSNEGEEQA, encoded by the exons AtggcgggcgggcggggcggcgccgtcctgctgctcctggcgctgtgcctgcagccgccgcccgcccgggccCGCAGCCTCCGCTTCGTGACGCTG GTGTACCGGCACGGAGACCGCTCGCCCATCAAGGCCTTCCCGCGGGACCCGTACCAGGAGAGCGCCTGGCCCCAGGGATTCGGGCAGCTCACGCAG GTGGGGATGcggcagcagtgggagctgggccaggcccTGCGGCGGCGCTACCGCGACTTCCTCAGCGACACGTACCGGCGGCAGGAG aTCTTCATCCGCAGCACAGACTGTGATCGGACACTGATGAGTGCAGAGGCCAATCTGGCAGGCCTCTATCCCCCAGGAGGACAAGAGATGTTCAACCCTAACATCTCCTGGCAGCCTATCCCTGTGCACACAGTCCCTGAGTCTGATGAAAGG CTACTGAAGTTCCCTTTGACCCCTTGTCCACGGTATGAACAGCTACAGACTGAAACACGGCACTCAGCAGAATACATAAATAAGACCAAAGAGAATTGG CAATTCCTGGAGATGGTGGCAAAGGAGACTGGGATCCGGGATATCTCTCTCGAGAGTATATGGAGTGTATATGACACACTGTTCTGTGAA CAAGCACACAAAATGGATTTGCCTGGATGGGTGACTCCAGAAGTCATGACTCACTTGAAGGAACTAAAAGACTTTGGTTTTGAATTTCTGTTTGGGATCCACAACCGGGTAGAAAAAGCTCGTCTGCAAGGCG GGGTCCTGCTGGATCACATAAGGAAAAATCTAACCAAAGCAGCAAATGCTTCTGCCCATCAGAACCTAAAACTGCTTGTCTATTCAGCG CATGACACCACACTTGTGGCACTGCAGACGGCTCTAGATGTCTACAACAAGAACCAAGCACCATACGCCTCATGTCATTTATTTGAACTGTACCAAGAGGATGATGG taacTTCTCCGTGGAGATGTTTTACCGGAATGAGAGTGGGAAGGAGCCCTTCCCACTGACAATCCCTGGCTGTCAGCATAAATGCCCATTGCAAAGATTCCTGGAACTCACAGATCCTGTTGTGCCCCAGGACTGGGAGCAGGAATGCAAGGTATCAAGCAGCATGCATGACACAG AGCTCTTTGTGGGTTTGGCTGTGTGTGGATccattctccttctcctcttgattcTCCTCTTGACTGTACTCTTTCGCATACAGTCTCAGCCCCCTGGCTACCGGCACGTCTCCAATGAAGGAGAAGAGCAGGCCTGA